One Siniperca chuatsi isolate FFG_IHB_CAS linkage group LG3, ASM2008510v1, whole genome shotgun sequence genomic region harbors:
- the LOC122872992 gene encoding coiled-coil domain-containing protein 149-like isoform X1 → MDPFRRSESDWQGLVSEFLICKQKLESKKEALLILSKELDTCQQERDQYKLMANQLRERHQGLKKKYRELIDGDLSLPPEKRNQVNLAQLLRDSREKSSQLSEEVKELKQRLVEAQGDNKLLRMTITKQRLGDEEVGARHFPAHEREDLVKQLERAREQNEVLEHSVKSLTDELQDVRAERVVFQQKAHRLNVEMNHIVGNDEIRILDIDALCMENRYLHERFSQLQEEINLLKTNLVKYKSALDCRKNSKICGKANSSALTGVLSAKQVKELLLSEESGCSLPVTPQSISDLKSLATALLETIHEKNMVIQHQRQINKILGNRVAELEKKLKTLEMSGLWSLPGGHKYLNILRLLCFFEACIQHTVYNNLHSLSFLLSFCFLLPGGLTYNVSLGIYGRGKDTIILNTQQAESTESPGQEGDEGSEEIAVDQQSSAEVPNQESGTPVQEELHQEAPSPSSEETRQQNPLYQSADEEPETPDSEESRAIGQSQITIDLTALMSHRSKEEECLSGSPPTVTDVSTHPRSDLCHLQQTLESSDPTGGGQGESEECTEGVETVEMECILTGENINNVISTAGFAEEQEDVQSNPETKLSDETDVCVSQEV, encoded by the exons ATGGATCCGTTCAGGAGGAGCGAGAGTGACTGGCAGGGGCTGGTCAGCGAG TTCCTAATCTGTAAGCAGAAGTTGGAGAGTAAGAAAGAAGCTCTCCTGATTCTGTCTAAAGAGCTGGACACCTGCCAGCAGGAGAGGGATCAGTACAAACTGATGGCCAACCAGCTCCGTGAGCGACATCAAGGACTCAAGAAGAAGTACAGAGAACTCATT GATGGAGATCTCTCTTTGCCTCCTGAGAAAAGGAATCAA GTGAATTTGGCCCAGCTACTGAGAGACTCCAGAGAAAAAAGCAGTCAGCTTTCTgaggaggtgaaggagctgAAACAAAGACTGGTGGAAGCTCAAGGTGATAACAAG CTCCTACGAATGACCATCACCAAACAAAGGCTGGGAGACGAGGAGGTTGGCGCTCGACACTTTCCTGCACATGAACGAGAGGATCTGGTCAAACAGTTAGAAAGAGCTCGAGAACAG AACGAGGTTCTGGAGCACAGTGTGAAGTCGCTCACAGACGAGCTTCAGGACGTACGAGCGGAGCGTGTCGTGTTTCAGCAGAAGGCTCATCGCCTCAATGTGGAAATGAACCACATCGTGGGCAACGATGAGATACGGATTTTAGACATAGATGCACTCTGCATGGAGAACAG GTATTTGCATGAGCGCTTCAGTCAACTTCAAGAAGAAATCAACTTGCTCAAAACAAATCTGGTGAAGTACAAG AGTGCCCTGGACTGTAGGAAAAACTCTAAAATCTGTGGGAAAGCTAATAGTAGTGCACTGACTGGGGTGCTCTCTGCTAAACAAG TGAAGGAATTGTTACTGTCTGAAGAAAGCGGTTGCAGTTTGCCGGTGACTCCTCAGTCCATCTCAGACCTCAAGTCTCTGGCCACGGCTCTACTGGAAACTATCCACGAGAAGAACATGGTGATTCAGCACCAACGCCAAATCAACAA GATTCTTGGAAATCGAGTAGCAGAGCTGGAGaagaaactaaaaacattagaaatgtCTGGATTATGGAGCCTGCCAGGTGGACATAAGTATCTTAATATACTGAGACTATTGTGTTTCTTTGAAGCCTGTATTCAACATACTGTTTACAATAATTTACACTCCTTATCCTTTCTTCTGTCCTTCTGTTTCTTGCTACCTGGAGGCCTGACTTATAATGTGTCTCTGGGAATATATGGAA GAGGAAAAGACACCATCATCCTGAATACTCAGCAGGCTGAGTCAACAGAGTCTCCTGGACAGGAAG GTGATGAAGGGTCAGAAGAGATAGCTGTCGATCAGCAGAGCTCCGCAGAAGTCCCAAACCAAGAGAGTGGAACACCAGTGCAAGAGGAACTTCACCAGGAGGCACCGTCGCCATCCAGCGAGGAGACACGCCAGCAGAACCCCTTGTACCAGTCAGCTGACGAAGAGCCAGAAACACCAGACAGTGAAGAGTCTCGTGCCATTGGTCAATCGCAGATCACAATTGATTTAACGGCTTTAATGAGTCACCGGTCAAAAGAAGAGGAGTGCCTGAGTGGTTCCCCTCCCACAGTGACAGATGTGAGCACACACCCTCGGTCAGACCTCTGCCACTTACAGCAAACCTTAGAGAGCTCTGACCCCACGGGAGGAGGACAGGGTGAGTCCGAAGAATGCACCGAAGGGGTGGAAACTGTTGAAATGGAGTGTATTCTAACAGGGGAAAACATCAATAACGTTATATCCACTGCAGGCTTTGCCGAAGAGCAGGAGGACGTCCAGTCAAACCCGGAGACAAAGCTTTCAGATGAGACAGACGTTTGTGTTAGTCAGGAAGTCTAA
- the LOC122872992 gene encoding coiled-coil domain-containing protein 149-like isoform X2, with protein MWIRKQFLICKQKLESKKEALLILSKELDTCQQERDQYKLMANQLRERHQGLKKKYRELIDGDLSLPPEKRNQVNLAQLLRDSREKSSQLSEEVKELKQRLVEAQGDNKLLRMTITKQRLGDEEVGARHFPAHEREDLVKQLERAREQNEVLEHSVKSLTDELQDVRAERVVFQQKAHRLNVEMNHIVGNDEIRILDIDALCMENRYLHERFSQLQEEINLLKTNLVKYKSALDCRKNSKICGKANSSALTGVLSAKQVKELLLSEESGCSLPVTPQSISDLKSLATALLETIHEKNMVIQHQRQINKILGNRVAELEKKLKTLEMSGLWSLPGGHKYLNILRLLCFFEACIQHTVYNNLHSLSFLLSFCFLLPGGLTYNVSLGIYGRGKDTIILNTQQAESTESPGQEGDEGSEEIAVDQQSSAEVPNQESGTPVQEELHQEAPSPSSEETRQQNPLYQSADEEPETPDSEESRAIGQSQITIDLTALMSHRSKEEECLSGSPPTVTDVSTHPRSDLCHLQQTLESSDPTGGGQGESEECTEGVETVEMECILTGENINNVISTAGFAEEQEDVQSNPETKLSDETDVCVSQEV; from the exons ATGTGGATAAGGAAGCag TTCCTAATCTGTAAGCAGAAGTTGGAGAGTAAGAAAGAAGCTCTCCTGATTCTGTCTAAAGAGCTGGACACCTGCCAGCAGGAGAGGGATCAGTACAAACTGATGGCCAACCAGCTCCGTGAGCGACATCAAGGACTCAAGAAGAAGTACAGAGAACTCATT GATGGAGATCTCTCTTTGCCTCCTGAGAAAAGGAATCAA GTGAATTTGGCCCAGCTACTGAGAGACTCCAGAGAAAAAAGCAGTCAGCTTTCTgaggaggtgaaggagctgAAACAAAGACTGGTGGAAGCTCAAGGTGATAACAAG CTCCTACGAATGACCATCACCAAACAAAGGCTGGGAGACGAGGAGGTTGGCGCTCGACACTTTCCTGCACATGAACGAGAGGATCTGGTCAAACAGTTAGAAAGAGCTCGAGAACAG AACGAGGTTCTGGAGCACAGTGTGAAGTCGCTCACAGACGAGCTTCAGGACGTACGAGCGGAGCGTGTCGTGTTTCAGCAGAAGGCTCATCGCCTCAATGTGGAAATGAACCACATCGTGGGCAACGATGAGATACGGATTTTAGACATAGATGCACTCTGCATGGAGAACAG GTATTTGCATGAGCGCTTCAGTCAACTTCAAGAAGAAATCAACTTGCTCAAAACAAATCTGGTGAAGTACAAG AGTGCCCTGGACTGTAGGAAAAACTCTAAAATCTGTGGGAAAGCTAATAGTAGTGCACTGACTGGGGTGCTCTCTGCTAAACAAG TGAAGGAATTGTTACTGTCTGAAGAAAGCGGTTGCAGTTTGCCGGTGACTCCTCAGTCCATCTCAGACCTCAAGTCTCTGGCCACGGCTCTACTGGAAACTATCCACGAGAAGAACATGGTGATTCAGCACCAACGCCAAATCAACAA GATTCTTGGAAATCGAGTAGCAGAGCTGGAGaagaaactaaaaacattagaaatgtCTGGATTATGGAGCCTGCCAGGTGGACATAAGTATCTTAATATACTGAGACTATTGTGTTTCTTTGAAGCCTGTATTCAACATACTGTTTACAATAATTTACACTCCTTATCCTTTCTTCTGTCCTTCTGTTTCTTGCTACCTGGAGGCCTGACTTATAATGTGTCTCTGGGAATATATGGAA GAGGAAAAGACACCATCATCCTGAATACTCAGCAGGCTGAGTCAACAGAGTCTCCTGGACAGGAAG GTGATGAAGGGTCAGAAGAGATAGCTGTCGATCAGCAGAGCTCCGCAGAAGTCCCAAACCAAGAGAGTGGAACACCAGTGCAAGAGGAACTTCACCAGGAGGCACCGTCGCCATCCAGCGAGGAGACACGCCAGCAGAACCCCTTGTACCAGTCAGCTGACGAAGAGCCAGAAACACCAGACAGTGAAGAGTCTCGTGCCATTGGTCAATCGCAGATCACAATTGATTTAACGGCTTTAATGAGTCACCGGTCAAAAGAAGAGGAGTGCCTGAGTGGTTCCCCTCCCACAGTGACAGATGTGAGCACACACCCTCGGTCAGACCTCTGCCACTTACAGCAAACCTTAGAGAGCTCTGACCCCACGGGAGGAGGACAGGGTGAGTCCGAAGAATGCACCGAAGGGGTGGAAACTGTTGAAATGGAGTGTATTCTAACAGGGGAAAACATCAATAACGTTATATCCACTGCAGGCTTTGCCGAAGAGCAGGAGGACGTCCAGTCAAACCCGGAGACAAAGCTTTCAGATGAGACAGACGTTTGTGTTAGTCAGGAAGTCTAA
- the LOC122872992 gene encoding coiled-coil domain-containing protein 149-like isoform X4 — protein sequence MDPFRRSESDWQGLVSEFLICKQKLESKKEALLILSKELDTCQQERDQYKLMANQLRERHQGLKKKYRELIDGDLSLPPEKRNQVNLAQLLRDSREKSSQLSEEVKELKQRLVEAQGDNKLLRMTITKQRLGDEEVGARHFPAHEREDLVKQLERAREQNEVLEHSVKSLTDELQDVRAERVVFQQKAHRLNVEMNHIVGNDEIRILDIDALCMENRYLHERFSQLQEEINLLKTNLVKYKSALDCRKNSKICGKANSSALTGVLSAKQVKELLLSEESGCSLPVTPQSISDLKSLATALLETIHEKNMVIQHQRQINKILGNRVAELEKKLKTLEMSGLWSLPGGKDTIILNTQQAESTESPGQEGDEGSEEIAVDQQSSAEVPNQESGTPVQEELHQEAPSPSSEETRQQNPLYQSADEEPETPDSEESRAIGQSQITIDLTALMSHRSKEEECLSGSPPTVTDVSTHPRSDLCHLQQTLESSDPTGGGQGESEECTEGVETVEMECILTGENINNVISTAGFAEEQEDVQSNPETKLSDETDVCVSQEV from the exons ATGGATCCGTTCAGGAGGAGCGAGAGTGACTGGCAGGGGCTGGTCAGCGAG TTCCTAATCTGTAAGCAGAAGTTGGAGAGTAAGAAAGAAGCTCTCCTGATTCTGTCTAAAGAGCTGGACACCTGCCAGCAGGAGAGGGATCAGTACAAACTGATGGCCAACCAGCTCCGTGAGCGACATCAAGGACTCAAGAAGAAGTACAGAGAACTCATT GATGGAGATCTCTCTTTGCCTCCTGAGAAAAGGAATCAA GTGAATTTGGCCCAGCTACTGAGAGACTCCAGAGAAAAAAGCAGTCAGCTTTCTgaggaggtgaaggagctgAAACAAAGACTGGTGGAAGCTCAAGGTGATAACAAG CTCCTACGAATGACCATCACCAAACAAAGGCTGGGAGACGAGGAGGTTGGCGCTCGACACTTTCCTGCACATGAACGAGAGGATCTGGTCAAACAGTTAGAAAGAGCTCGAGAACAG AACGAGGTTCTGGAGCACAGTGTGAAGTCGCTCACAGACGAGCTTCAGGACGTACGAGCGGAGCGTGTCGTGTTTCAGCAGAAGGCTCATCGCCTCAATGTGGAAATGAACCACATCGTGGGCAACGATGAGATACGGATTTTAGACATAGATGCACTCTGCATGGAGAACAG GTATTTGCATGAGCGCTTCAGTCAACTTCAAGAAGAAATCAACTTGCTCAAAACAAATCTGGTGAAGTACAAG AGTGCCCTGGACTGTAGGAAAAACTCTAAAATCTGTGGGAAAGCTAATAGTAGTGCACTGACTGGGGTGCTCTCTGCTAAACAAG TGAAGGAATTGTTACTGTCTGAAGAAAGCGGTTGCAGTTTGCCGGTGACTCCTCAGTCCATCTCAGACCTCAAGTCTCTGGCCACGGCTCTACTGGAAACTATCCACGAGAAGAACATGGTGATTCAGCACCAACGCCAAATCAACAA GATTCTTGGAAATCGAGTAGCAGAGCTGGAGaagaaactaaaaacattagaaatgtCTGGATTATGGAGCCTGCCAG GAGGAAAAGACACCATCATCCTGAATACTCAGCAGGCTGAGTCAACAGAGTCTCCTGGACAGGAAG GTGATGAAGGGTCAGAAGAGATAGCTGTCGATCAGCAGAGCTCCGCAGAAGTCCCAAACCAAGAGAGTGGAACACCAGTGCAAGAGGAACTTCACCAGGAGGCACCGTCGCCATCCAGCGAGGAGACACGCCAGCAGAACCCCTTGTACCAGTCAGCTGACGAAGAGCCAGAAACACCAGACAGTGAAGAGTCTCGTGCCATTGGTCAATCGCAGATCACAATTGATTTAACGGCTTTAATGAGTCACCGGTCAAAAGAAGAGGAGTGCCTGAGTGGTTCCCCTCCCACAGTGACAGATGTGAGCACACACCCTCGGTCAGACCTCTGCCACTTACAGCAAACCTTAGAGAGCTCTGACCCCACGGGAGGAGGACAGGGTGAGTCCGAAGAATGCACCGAAGGGGTGGAAACTGTTGAAATGGAGTGTATTCTAACAGGGGAAAACATCAATAACGTTATATCCACTGCAGGCTTTGCCGAAGAGCAGGAGGACGTCCAGTCAAACCCGGAGACAAAGCTTTCAGATGAGACAGACGTTTGTGTTAGTCAGGAAGTCTAA
- the LOC122872992 gene encoding coiled-coil domain-containing protein 149-like isoform X3 yields MDPFRRSESDWQGLVSEFLICKQKLESKKEALLILSKELDTCQQERDQYKLMANQLRERHQGLKKKYRELIDGDLSLPPEKRNQVNLAQLLRDSREKSSQLSEEVKELKQRLVEAQGDNKLLRMTITKQRLGDEEVGARHFPAHEREDLVKQLERAREQNEVLEHSVKSLTDELQDVRAERVVFQQKAHRLNVEMNHIVGNDEIRILDIDALCMENRYLHERFSQLQEEINLLKTNLVKYKSALDCRKNSKICGKANSSALTGVLSAKQVKELLLSEESGCSLPVTPQSISDLKSLATALLETIHEKNMVIQHQRQINKILGNRVAELEKKLKTLEMSGLWSLPGLTYNVSLGIYGRGKDTIILNTQQAESTESPGQEGDEGSEEIAVDQQSSAEVPNQESGTPVQEELHQEAPSPSSEETRQQNPLYQSADEEPETPDSEESRAIGQSQITIDLTALMSHRSKEEECLSGSPPTVTDVSTHPRSDLCHLQQTLESSDPTGGGQGESEECTEGVETVEMECILTGENINNVISTAGFAEEQEDVQSNPETKLSDETDVCVSQEV; encoded by the exons ATGGATCCGTTCAGGAGGAGCGAGAGTGACTGGCAGGGGCTGGTCAGCGAG TTCCTAATCTGTAAGCAGAAGTTGGAGAGTAAGAAAGAAGCTCTCCTGATTCTGTCTAAAGAGCTGGACACCTGCCAGCAGGAGAGGGATCAGTACAAACTGATGGCCAACCAGCTCCGTGAGCGACATCAAGGACTCAAGAAGAAGTACAGAGAACTCATT GATGGAGATCTCTCTTTGCCTCCTGAGAAAAGGAATCAA GTGAATTTGGCCCAGCTACTGAGAGACTCCAGAGAAAAAAGCAGTCAGCTTTCTgaggaggtgaaggagctgAAACAAAGACTGGTGGAAGCTCAAGGTGATAACAAG CTCCTACGAATGACCATCACCAAACAAAGGCTGGGAGACGAGGAGGTTGGCGCTCGACACTTTCCTGCACATGAACGAGAGGATCTGGTCAAACAGTTAGAAAGAGCTCGAGAACAG AACGAGGTTCTGGAGCACAGTGTGAAGTCGCTCACAGACGAGCTTCAGGACGTACGAGCGGAGCGTGTCGTGTTTCAGCAGAAGGCTCATCGCCTCAATGTGGAAATGAACCACATCGTGGGCAACGATGAGATACGGATTTTAGACATAGATGCACTCTGCATGGAGAACAG GTATTTGCATGAGCGCTTCAGTCAACTTCAAGAAGAAATCAACTTGCTCAAAACAAATCTGGTGAAGTACAAG AGTGCCCTGGACTGTAGGAAAAACTCTAAAATCTGTGGGAAAGCTAATAGTAGTGCACTGACTGGGGTGCTCTCTGCTAAACAAG TGAAGGAATTGTTACTGTCTGAAGAAAGCGGTTGCAGTTTGCCGGTGACTCCTCAGTCCATCTCAGACCTCAAGTCTCTGGCCACGGCTCTACTGGAAACTATCCACGAGAAGAACATGGTGATTCAGCACCAACGCCAAATCAACAA GATTCTTGGAAATCGAGTAGCAGAGCTGGAGaagaaactaaaaacattagaaatgtCTGGATTATGGAGCCTGCCAG GCCTGACTTATAATGTGTCTCTGGGAATATATGGAA GAGGAAAAGACACCATCATCCTGAATACTCAGCAGGCTGAGTCAACAGAGTCTCCTGGACAGGAAG GTGATGAAGGGTCAGAAGAGATAGCTGTCGATCAGCAGAGCTCCGCAGAAGTCCCAAACCAAGAGAGTGGAACACCAGTGCAAGAGGAACTTCACCAGGAGGCACCGTCGCCATCCAGCGAGGAGACACGCCAGCAGAACCCCTTGTACCAGTCAGCTGACGAAGAGCCAGAAACACCAGACAGTGAAGAGTCTCGTGCCATTGGTCAATCGCAGATCACAATTGATTTAACGGCTTTAATGAGTCACCGGTCAAAAGAAGAGGAGTGCCTGAGTGGTTCCCCTCCCACAGTGACAGATGTGAGCACACACCCTCGGTCAGACCTCTGCCACTTACAGCAAACCTTAGAGAGCTCTGACCCCACGGGAGGAGGACAGGGTGAGTCCGAAGAATGCACCGAAGGGGTGGAAACTGTTGAAATGGAGTGTATTCTAACAGGGGAAAACATCAATAACGTTATATCCACTGCAGGCTTTGCCGAAGAGCAGGAGGACGTCCAGTCAAACCCGGAGACAAAGCTTTCAGATGAGACAGACGTTTGTGTTAGTCAGGAAGTCTAA